A single window of Bradyrhizobium daqingense DNA harbors:
- a CDS encoding NAD(P)/FAD-dependent oxidoreductase, with translation MNAPVTRRNTVLGITAAATLLAAPSILRAQSASRVVVVGGGFGGAACARALRRADAKLQVTLIEPNKTFIACPFSNEVIAGLRAMEAQRFSYDKLAAEGIRIVPQAATSIDTQKHSVTTTDGAAFGYDRLVLSPGIDFHFEALPGYDDAASEKMPHAWKAGEQTLLLRRQLEAMTDGGTVAIAIPANPSRCPPAPYERAGLIAHYLKANKPRSKVLILDAKDTYSQQRLFEKAWKDLYGEMIERVALSQGGRVTSVDPATKTIITEFGNYTPDVANVIPPQRAGRIAEVAGATDATGWCPIDPVTFESKLVKNVHVIGDACLGGGIPKSASAAGAQGKACAAAIVALLAGRAPEAPRLTGVCYNVVAPGYGFSLVGNYQPKGDIFAEIEDGATSPVDAPRELRAREAAEAERWFETITADTFG, from the coding sequence ATGAATGCGCCGGTGACGCGGCGGAATACCGTCCTCGGCATCACCGCCGCGGCCACATTGCTCGCCGCACCTTCGATCCTGCGTGCGCAATCGGCTAGCCGCGTCGTCGTGGTCGGCGGCGGCTTCGGCGGCGCGGCCTGCGCCCGCGCGCTCAGGCGCGCCGATGCGAAACTGCAGGTCACCCTGATCGAGCCGAACAAGACCTTCATCGCCTGCCCCTTCAGCAACGAGGTGATCGCAGGCCTGCGCGCAATGGAGGCGCAACGGTTCAGTTACGACAAGCTCGCCGCCGAGGGCATCAGAATCGTCCCTCAGGCCGCGACCAGCATCGACACGCAAAAGCATAGCGTGACGACAACTGACGGTGCCGCGTTCGGTTACGACCGTCTCGTGCTCTCGCCCGGCATCGACTTTCACTTTGAAGCCCTGCCCGGCTATGACGACGCCGCATCGGAAAAGATGCCGCACGCCTGGAAGGCCGGCGAACAGACTCTGTTGCTGCGCAGACAGCTGGAGGCGATGACGGATGGCGGCACGGTCGCCATCGCCATTCCGGCCAATCCCTCGCGCTGCCCGCCCGCGCCTTACGAACGCGCCGGCCTGATTGCGCATTATCTCAAGGCCAACAAGCCGCGCTCGAAGGTCCTGATCCTCGATGCCAAGGACACTTACTCGCAGCAGCGGCTGTTCGAAAAGGCCTGGAAGGACCTCTACGGCGAGATGATCGAACGCGTGGCGCTGTCGCAAGGCGGCCGCGTCACCTCGGTCGATCCCGCAACCAAAACCATCATCACCGAATTCGGCAACTACACGCCTGATGTCGCCAACGTCATCCCGCCCCAGCGCGCCGGGCGCATCGCCGAAGTCGCAGGCGCTACGGACGCGACCGGCTGGTGCCCGATCGATCCCGTCACCTTCGAATCGAAGCTCGTCAAGAACGTCCATGTCATCGGCGATGCGTGCCTCGGCGGCGGCATTCCCAAATCGGCCTCCGCTGCAGGTGCGCAAGGCAAGGCCTGCGCCGCCGCGATCGTCGCTTTGCTCGCGGGGCGCGCGCCTGAAGCGCCCCGGCTAACAGGCGTCTGCTACAACGTCGTCGCGCCCGGCTACGGCTTTTCGCTTGTCGGCAACTATCAGCCGAAGGGCGACATCTTCGCCGAGATCGAAGACGGCGCGACCAGCCCGGTCGATGCGCCACGCGAGCTGCGGGCCCGCGAGGCGGCGGAGGCGGAGCGCTGGTTTGAAACGATCACGGCGGACACGTTTGGCTAG
- a CDS encoding indolepyruvate ferredoxin oxidoreductase family protein has product MTLMQVELDDKYRLESKRIFLSGTQALVRLPMLQRERDRLQGLNTGGFVSGYRGSPLGMYDHALWRAKSHLQQHDIAFVPGLNEDLAATAVWGSQQVGLFPGAKVDGVFGIWYGKGPGVDRSVDALKHANAAGTSRNGGVLALAGDDHGCQSSTLAHQSEQVFAAALIPVINPATLQDYLDLGLYGFALSRFSGCWVGFKAISETVESSASIYSDPERIKIVLPDDFEMPPGGLNIRWPDPPLEAESRLFGPKMAAVQAFARANQLDRIVLDSKPARLGIVATGKAYLDLRQALADLGITDKDAQDLGLRIYKVAMTWPLEESGAKRFAEGLQDVLVVEEKRGFIEDQLMRILYNVDASKRPTVTGKRDERGAPLLPSEGELTPTIVAGALVARLRNLGHHSPVLEQRLARLEAFDNPVTTSAPIKLARTPFFCSGCPHNTSTRVPEGSRAMAGIGCHGMALSMPTRRTDLISHMGAEGVNWIGQSPFTSETHIFQNLGDGTYTHSGLLALRAASAAGVNITYKILYNDAVAMTGGQPAEGAFNVAQIAHQVWAEGVKRLAIVSDDPSKFPQGNYFPQGATIHHRRELDAVQRELREIKGLTVIIYDQTCAAEKRRRRKRGLYPDPAKRAFINELVCEGCGDCSQASNCVSVQPLETEFGRKRQIDQSNCNKDFSCVEGFCPSFVTVHGGSLKRMKTSAVDSGQLFADLPLPAARELDAPYNILVTGIGGTGVITIGALLGMAAHVDGRGCSALDFTGLSQKNGAVMSHVRIAPRPEDISAVRITTGGADVILGCDMIVSAGPTALSRAERGVTKAYINADLQPTASFVQNPDLDFEMGTMQTVLRDAVGDKNLDIIDATGIAAALMGDSIATNPFMLGFAFQKGAIPLSLEALLRAIEINGAAIEMNKLAFTWGRLAAHDMSRVRSVLQFKNRASSPTKSLDDIIATRAEFLTSYQDKAYADRYLAAVARVRKAESVASSASTELTEAVAKNLFKLMSYKDEYEVARLYTDGSFAKKASEKFEGEFTLKYHLAPPIFAKRDKATGRLQKQEFGGWMIHAFRVLAKLKFLRGSAFDPFGRTEERRTERKLIEDYLGMIDQQIAGLKADQIPLLTRLARVPETIRGFGHVKEANIKLAVAETARLEAELENSRFAAAAE; this is encoded by the coding sequence ATGACGCTGATGCAGGTCGAGCTGGACGATAAATACCGGCTTGAATCGAAGCGGATATTCCTGTCCGGCACCCAGGCTTTGGTCCGACTGCCCATGTTGCAGCGCGAGCGCGACCGGCTCCAAGGACTCAACACCGGCGGCTTCGTCTCGGGCTATCGCGGCTCTCCGCTCGGCATGTATGACCACGCGTTGTGGCGCGCGAAGTCGCACCTCCAGCAGCACGACATCGCCTTCGTCCCCGGCCTCAACGAGGATCTGGCGGCCACCGCGGTGTGGGGCAGCCAGCAGGTCGGCCTGTTTCCCGGCGCCAAGGTCGACGGCGTGTTCGGCATCTGGTACGGCAAGGGGCCCGGCGTCGATCGCTCCGTCGATGCGCTCAAGCATGCCAATGCAGCCGGCACCTCGCGCAATGGCGGCGTGCTGGCGCTCGCCGGCGACGACCATGGTTGCCAATCCTCGACGCTGGCGCACCAGAGCGAGCAGGTGTTCGCGGCGGCGCTGATCCCCGTGATCAATCCCGCCACGCTCCAGGATTATCTCGACCTCGGCCTCTACGGCTTCGCGTTGTCGCGCTTCTCCGGTTGCTGGGTCGGCTTCAAGGCGATCAGCGAGACCGTCGAGAGCTCGGCCTCGATCTATAGCGACCCCGAACGTATCAAGATCGTGCTGCCCGATGATTTCGAGATGCCTCCTGGCGGCCTCAACATCCGCTGGCCGGATCCGCCGCTCGAAGCCGAGAGTCGCCTGTTCGGGCCGAAGATGGCCGCGGTGCAGGCCTTTGCCCGTGCCAACCAGCTCGACCGCATCGTGCTCGATTCAAAGCCTGCGCGGCTCGGCATCGTCGCCACCGGCAAGGCCTATCTCGACCTCCGCCAGGCATTGGCAGACCTGGGGATCACCGACAAGGACGCTCAGGACCTCGGCCTTCGCATCTACAAGGTCGCGATGACCTGGCCGCTGGAGGAAAGCGGCGCCAAGCGTTTCGCCGAGGGTCTTCAGGATGTGCTGGTGGTCGAGGAGAAGCGCGGCTTCATCGAAGACCAGCTGATGCGCATCCTCTACAACGTCGATGCCTCGAAGCGTCCGACCGTCACGGGCAAGCGCGACGAGCGCGGCGCGCCGCTCTTGCCGAGCGAGGGCGAGCTGACGCCGACCATCGTGGCGGGCGCGCTGGTGGCGCGCCTGCGCAATCTCGGCCATCACAGCCCGGTGCTGGAGCAACGCCTCGCCCGGCTTGAGGCCTTCGACAATCCCGTCACCACCAGTGCCCCGATCAAGCTCGCACGCACGCCGTTCTTCTGCTCGGGCTGCCCGCACAACACCTCGACCCGCGTGCCCGAGGGCAGCCGCGCCATGGCGGGCATCGGCTGCCACGGCATGGCGCTGAGCATGCCGACCCGCCGCACCGATCTGATCTCGCATATGGGCGCCGAGGGCGTGAACTGGATCGGCCAGTCGCCTTTCACCAGCGAGACGCACATCTTCCAGAATCTCGGCGACGGCACCTATACCCATTCCGGTCTTCTGGCGCTGCGCGCTGCGTCCGCCGCCGGCGTCAACATCACGTACAAGATCCTCTACAACGACGCCGTCGCCATGACTGGCGGCCAGCCGGCCGAGGGCGCCTTCAACGTCGCGCAGATCGCGCATCAGGTCTGGGCCGAAGGCGTCAAGCGGCTTGCGATCGTGTCGGACGATCCGAGCAAGTTCCCGCAAGGCAACTACTTCCCCCAAGGCGCCACCATCCATCACCGCCGCGAGCTCGATGCCGTGCAGCGCGAGCTGCGTGAGATCAAAGGCCTCACGGTGATCATCTACGACCAGACCTGCGCTGCGGAAAAGCGCCGCCGCCGCAAGCGCGGCCTCTATCCCGATCCCGCCAAGCGCGCCTTCATCAACGAGCTGGTCTGCGAAGGCTGCGGCGACTGCTCGCAGGCCTCGAACTGCGTCTCGGTGCAGCCGCTGGAGACCGAGTTCGGCCGCAAGCGCCAGATCGATCAGTCCAACTGCAACAAGGATTTTTCCTGCGTCGAGGGTTTTTGCCCGAGCTTCGTCACTGTGCATGGCGGCAGCCTGAAGCGCATGAAGACGTCGGCGGTGGATTCCGGCCAGCTCTTCGCTGACCTGCCGCTGCCGGCCGCGCGCGAGCTGGACGCCCCCTACAACATTCTCGTCACTGGCATCGGCGGCACCGGCGTCATCACCATCGGCGCCCTGCTCGGCATGGCCGCCCATGTCGACGGCCGCGGCTGCTCGGCGCTCGATTTCACCGGCCTGTCGCAGAAGAACGGCGCGGTGATGAGCCATGTCCGCATCGCCCCGAGGCCGGAGGATATCTCCGCGGTCCGCATCACCACCGGCGGCGCCGACGTCATTCTCGGCTGCGACATGATCGTCTCGGCAGGTCCCACCGCGCTCAGCCGCGCCGAGCGCGGCGTGACGAAAGCGTACATCAACGCCGATTTGCAACCGACGGCGAGCTTCGTGCAGAATCCCGATCTCGACTTCGAGATGGGCACGATGCAGACGGTGCTGCGCGACGCCGTCGGCGACAAGAACCTCGACATCATCGACGCCACCGGCATTGCCGCGGCGCTGATGGGCGACAGCATCGCTACCAATCCCTTCATGCTCGGCTTCGCTTTCCAGAAGGGCGCAATCCCGCTGTCGCTCGAAGCGCTGCTCCGTGCCATCGAGATCAACGGCGCCGCGATCGAGATGAACAAGCTCGCCTTCACCTGGGGTCGCCTCGCCGCCCACGACATGTCGCGGGTGCGCAGCGTGCTGCAGTTCAAGAACAGGGCATCTTCGCCGACGAAGTCGCTTGACGACATCATCGCGACGCGGGCGGAATTCCTGACCTCCTATCAGGACAAGGCTTACGCCGACCGCTATCTCGCGGCGGTCGCCAGGGTGCGGAAGGCAGAGAGCGTGGCTTCGTCGGCGTCCACGGAGCTGACCGAGGCCGTCGCGAAAAACCTGTTCAAGCTGATGTCCTACAAGGACGAATATGAAGTCGCGCGGCTCTATACCGACGGCAGCTTCGCCAAGAAGGCGTCGGAGAAGTTCGAAGGCGAGTTCACGCTGAAGTATCACCTCGCGCCACCGATCTTTGCAAAGCGCGACAAGGCGACGGGCCGGCTCCAGAAGCAGGAGTTCGGCGGCTGGATGATCCATGCCTTCCGCGTCCTCGCGAAGCTCAAATTCCTGCGCGGCAGCGCGTTCGATCCGTTCGGCCGCACCGAGGAGCGCCGGACCGAGCGCAAGCTGATCGAAGACTATCTCGGCATGATCGACCAGCAGATCGCCGGGCTGAAGGCAGATCAGATCCCGCTGCTGACGCGGCTTGCCCGCGTGCCGGAGACGATCCGCGGCTTCGGCCACGTCAAGGAAGCCAATATCAAGCTGGCGGTCGCCGAGACGGCGCGGCTGGAAGCGGAGCTTGAGAACAGCCGTTTCGCGGCCGCGGCGGAGTAG
- a CDS encoding cysteine hydrolase family protein, whose amino-acid sequence MPNSTKPPPGVINAEPEPIKLDWLATALLIIDMQRDFMEPGGFGETLGNDVSQLARAVKPIGTVLKAARDTGMLVIHTREGHLPDLSDAPPAKIERGAPSLRIGDPGPMGRILIRGEAGHDIIPELYPLDSEAVIDKPGKGAFYATELDEVLESYGIENLLVCGVTTEVCVNTTVREANDRGYRCIVISDGCASYFPEFHEMGLKMIKAQGGIFGWVADSAAVLEAMKTSTG is encoded by the coding sequence ATGCCGAACTCGACCAAGCCACCACCGGGCGTCATCAACGCCGAGCCCGAGCCGATCAAGCTCGATTGGCTCGCCACGGCTCTTCTCATCATCGACATGCAGCGGGACTTCATGGAGCCCGGCGGTTTCGGTGAGACGCTGGGCAACGACGTCAGCCAGCTCGCGCGCGCGGTGAAGCCGATCGGCACGGTGCTGAAGGCTGCGCGCGATACCGGCATGCTGGTGATCCACACCCGCGAGGGCCATCTGCCCGATCTCTCCGATGCGCCGCCGGCGAAGATCGAGCGCGGCGCGCCATCCTTGCGCATCGGCGATCCCGGGCCGATGGGCCGCATCCTCATTCGCGGCGAGGCCGGCCACGACATCATTCCCGAACTCTATCCGCTCGACAGCGAAGCAGTGATCGACAAGCCGGGCAAGGGCGCGTTCTACGCCACCGAGCTTGACGAGGTCCTGGAGAGCTACGGCATCGAGAACCTGTTGGTGTGCGGCGTCACCACCGAGGTCTGCGTCAACACCACCGTGCGTGAGGCCAATGACCGCGGCTATCGCTGCATCGTGATTTCCGACGGCTGCGCATCCTACTTTCCCGAGTTTCACGAGATGGGCCTGAAGATGATCAAAGCCCAGGGCGGCATCTTCGGCTGGGTCGCGGACTCGGCCGCCGTGCTGGAGGCGATGAAGACTTCGACGGGTTAG
- a CDS encoding gluconate 2-dehydrogenase subunit 3 family protein, which translates to MSADDQLTPRQRDDLRTIAAMIIPASDEYKVPGADDPAIQADMLATLGRDTKLVAAALDHLARLAGAPLAELDAARRDAVAQEFRKNGGAAAVTLVRVVLQCYYRDDRVLGSLGIELRAPFPKGHVLPDGDWSLLDPVKARGGSLRRAP; encoded by the coding sequence ATGTCCGCAGACGACCAACTGACACCCAGGCAGCGCGACGACCTGCGCACCATCGCCGCGATGATCATTCCCGCAAGCGACGAGTACAAGGTGCCGGGCGCCGACGATCCCGCGATCCAGGCCGACATGCTGGCAACGCTCGGCCGCGACACCAAATTGGTCGCGGCAGCGCTGGATCATCTGGCGCGGCTCGCCGGAGCGCCGCTCGCCGAGCTCGATGCCGCCAGGCGCGATGCGGTGGCGCAGGAGTTTCGCAAGAACGGCGGCGCCGCTGCCGTAACGCTCGTCCGCGTCGTGCTGCAATGCTATTACCGCGACGATCGCGTGCTGGGCTCGCTCGGCATCGAGCTGCGCGCGCCATTCCCGAAAGGCCATGTGCTCCCGGACGGAGACTGGTCGCTGCTCGATCCGGTCAAGGCAAGAGGCGGCTCGCTGAGGCGGGCGCCCTAG
- the soxX gene encoding sulfur oxidation c-type cytochrome SoxX translates to MPYKIVDDGIPASLTGSSGDAMRGRALVLARTTTCILCHSGPFPETRFQGDLAPDLTGAGNRWSVSQLRLRLVDASRFNPETIMPSYYRNEGLVRVGRNFVGKPILSAAEIEDIVAYLATLRD, encoded by the coding sequence ATGCCCTACAAGATCGTCGACGACGGCATTCCCGCTTCCCTCACCGGCTCGTCCGGTGATGCCATGCGCGGGCGCGCGCTGGTGCTGGCGCGTACGACGACCTGCATCCTCTGCCATTCCGGTCCCTTCCCGGAAACCCGGTTCCAAGGCGATCTCGCGCCCGACCTAACCGGCGCCGGGAACCGGTGGTCGGTGAGCCAGTTGCGGCTTCGACTGGTCGATGCCTCCAGGTTCAATCCAGAGACCATCATGCCGTCCTATTATCGCAACGAAGGCCTCGTGCGCGTCGGGCGCAACTTCGTCGGCAAGCCGATCTTGTCGGCCGCGGAGATCGAGGACATCGTGGCTTATCTTGCAACGCTTCGGGACTAG
- a CDS encoding S1C family serine protease, with protein MLDFTSDIADDAASSRTTASAPVDDRALLDAYSNAVIDVTDRVGPAVVRVETGPKVPDRRERGGLGSGIVISPDGLVLTNSHVVGSSREIRLRDVEGHVGDAQVLGVDPDTDLALLRANGVRHLPYAALGNSKTLRRGQLVIAIGNPLGFESTVTAGVVSALGRSIRSVSGRTIEDVIQTDAALNPGNSGGPLVSSNAEVIGINTAIINGAQGICFAVASNTAQFVLAEIIRHGYVRRAYIGVAGQTAPVPRRHAVLAGVENKMGALLMQIEPDGPAAKAGLLPGDVVIKLDGIEINGVDDLIRVLDRDRIGRRLTMDVLRLGRLRAIDIDPVERKPAR; from the coding sequence ATGCTGGACTTCACCTCAGATATCGCCGATGACGCAGCGTCATCGCGAACGACGGCGTCTGCCCCGGTCGATGACCGGGCCCTGCTGGACGCCTATTCCAATGCCGTGATCGACGTGACGGATCGCGTTGGACCTGCGGTCGTGCGCGTCGAGACCGGGCCGAAAGTGCCTGATAGACGCGAGCGCGGCGGGCTCGGCTCCGGCATCGTGATCTCGCCGGATGGACTCGTTCTCACCAACAGCCACGTGGTCGGCTCCTCCAGGGAGATACGGCTGCGCGACGTCGAGGGCCATGTCGGCGATGCCCAGGTGCTCGGCGTCGATCCCGACACCGACCTTGCGCTCTTGCGTGCCAACGGCGTGCGTCATCTGCCGTACGCCGCACTCGGCAATTCCAAGACTCTAAGACGCGGCCAGCTTGTGATCGCGATCGGCAATCCGCTGGGTTTCGAATCGACCGTGACGGCCGGCGTGGTCTCGGCGCTCGGGCGCTCGATCCGCTCGGTGAGCGGGCGGACCATCGAGGACGTGATCCAGACCGATGCTGCGCTCAATCCCGGCAATTCCGGCGGCCCGTTGGTGTCGTCGAACGCCGAGGTGATCGGCATCAACACCGCCATCATCAACGGCGCGCAAGGCATCTGCTTTGCGGTCGCCAGCAACACCGCGCAATTCGTGCTGGCGGAGATCATCCGCCACGGCTATGTCCGCCGCGCCTATATCGGCGTGGCCGGGCAGACCGCGCCAGTGCCGCGGCGGCATGCGGTGCTGGCCGGGGTCGAGAACAAGATGGGCGCGCTATTGATGCAGATCGAGCCGGATGGACCTGCGGCCAAGGCGGGGCTGCTGCCCGGCGACGTCGTGATCAAGCTCGACGGCATCGAGATCAACGGCGTCGACGATCTGATCCGCGTGCTCGACCGCGACCGCATCGGCCGGCGGCTGACCATGGACGTGTTGCGGCTCGGCCGCCTGCGGGCGATCGATATCGACCCGGTCGAGCGCAAGCCGGCGCGCTAA
- the soxA gene encoding sulfur oxidation c-type cytochrome SoxA — protein sequence MSFWRAIAAAIVFAAAPALLAGEIAPDARRSGYSFMGPNTRAMQDDDTSNPGMLFVLDGEALWGKKIGRAEKSCADCHGDARDSMKGVAARYPAFDKALARPVTLDQRVNLCRADHQQATPLSYESRDLLALSAFVAHQSRGIPIAAGDDPQLKPFVEQGRDLFMQREGQLNLACTNCHDDNFDRRLAGAPITQGQPTGYPLYRLEWQTLGSLERRLRSCMTGVRAQAYDYGSPELVALELYLVSRARGLPIETPAVRP from the coding sequence ATGAGTTTTTGGCGCGCGATAGCGGCGGCAATAGTATTCGCCGCGGCCCCTGCCCTGCTTGCCGGCGAAATCGCGCCCGATGCACGCCGCTCCGGCTATTCCTTCATGGGCCCCAACACCCGCGCGATGCAGGACGACGACACGTCCAATCCGGGCATGCTGTTCGTGCTCGACGGCGAGGCGTTGTGGGGAAAGAAGATAGGTCGTGCGGAGAAGTCCTGCGCGGACTGCCATGGCGACGCCCGCGACAGCATGAAGGGCGTCGCCGCGCGCTATCCCGCCTTCGACAAGGCGCTGGCGCGTCCTGTCACGCTCGACCAGCGCGTCAATCTCTGCCGCGCCGATCACCAACAGGCGACGCCGCTATCTTACGAGAGCCGCGACCTCCTGGCGCTCTCCGCCTTCGTCGCCCACCAATCGCGCGGCATTCCCATCGCTGCCGGCGATGATCCCCAGCTGAAACCCTTCGTCGAGCAGGGGCGCGACCTGTTCATGCAGCGCGAGGGGCAGCTCAATCTTGCCTGCACCAATTGCCACGACGACAATTTCGACAGGCGCCTCGCCGGCGCGCCGATCACGCAGGGACAGCCGACCGGCTATCCGCTCTACCGGCTGGAATGGCAGACGCTGGGGTCGCTGGAGCGGCGGCTGCGCAGTTGCATGACCGGCGTGCGCGCCCAGGCCTATGATTACGGATCGCCCGAGCTCGTCGCGCTCGAGCTCTATCTGGTGTCGCGGGCGCGCGGGCTGCCGATTGAGACGCCGGCGGTGCGGCCTTAG
- a CDS encoding SoxY-related AACIE arm protein, with amino-acid sequence MPTTRRRFLSLAGGMTAAGAIPIVTLRPVEATPAMLTAAIRNVVGEAQLRTGKVKLDIPPLVENGNTVPMTVSVASPMTADDYVKSIHIFNEKNPQPNIGNFHLGPAAGRAQVSTRIRLADTQKVVAIARLSDDTFWQVATEVVVTLAACTEEMN; translated from the coding sequence ATGCCAACCACGCGACGACGATTCCTGAGCCTTGCCGGCGGCATGACGGCCGCCGGCGCGATCCCCATCGTCACGTTGCGGCCGGTCGAGGCGACGCCGGCCATGCTCACCGCCGCGATCCGCAACGTCGTCGGTGAAGCGCAATTGCGCACCGGCAAGGTCAAGCTCGACATTCCGCCACTGGTCGAAAACGGCAACACAGTGCCGATGACGGTCAGCGTTGCAAGTCCGATGACGGCGGACGACTACGTCAAGTCCATCCACATCTTCAACGAGAAGAACCCGCAGCCGAATATCGGCAATTTCCACCTCGGCCCCGCTGCCGGCCGCGCCCAGGTCTCGACCCGGATCCGCCTCGCGGACACCCAGAAGGTGGTCGCGATCGCGCGCCTGTCCGACGACACGTTCTGGCAGGTCGCCACTGAAGTTGTCGTAACGCTGGCGGCCTGCACCGAGGAAATGAACTGA
- the soxZ gene encoding thiosulfate oxidation carrier complex protein SoxZ, with product MAALINVPAKAKRGEIIEIGTLTSHIMETGFRHTADGRLVPRDIITSFICRYNGAEIFRADLFPAIAANPYLSFFTVAKESGKFEFEWVGDNGYSSTASASIVVE from the coding sequence ATGGCCGCGCTCATCAACGTTCCCGCCAAGGCCAAACGCGGCGAGATCATCGAGATCGGCACGCTGACCTCGCACATCATGGAGACGGGCTTCCGCCACACCGCGGATGGCAGGCTGGTGCCGCGCGACATCATCACGAGCTTCATTTGCCGCTACAATGGCGCCGAGATCTTTCGCGCCGATCTCTTTCCGGCGATCGCCGCAAATCCCTATCTGTCCTTCTTCACGGTGGCCAAGGAGAGCGGCAAGTTCGAATTCGAATGGGTCGGCGACAACGGCTATTCGTCCACCGCATCGGCATCGATCGTCGTCGAATGA